The nucleotide sequence CCTCCCCCGCCCTCCTCacggcccggcccggcggggGAAGGCGGAGGCAGCGGCGGACGGGACGGGGCCCGAGCTTGGACCGGGACGAACCGGGACCGGGACCACCGCGGAGGGAAACGAGGAGCACCAGAACCTCCATCCCGCAGCTCTCCCCTCACATCTCTGCCTGAAGGTGCCCGGCAGGacctttgggttttggttgtgttttttttttttttcttttttttttttcttttttttttccctgttttgtttttttaactcttttttggtttattttgttttcccgCCCCCACCCCTTTTCCTGAGAACCGTGTCCCTGCCTCCCCACACCCGTAGCCCCAGGGGTGCTGGCGGAGCGCAGCGCTGCGCGCCCCGCGGAGCTCCCGCGGTCAGGCAGGGGCTGAGGTGCGCAGAGGCGGTGAACAGCGACACAAAAGCCCACCTGCGCTTAAACCCCCTGCTTCTCGCCCTTATTCTCCTCCTGTGGGGTTAtttacttaaaattaatttaaaattaaaaaaaaaaaaaaaagttcttgcCCTGCCCGAAAGTCGCAGAACGCGGGTGCGGAGGCTACGCCACCAGGTGCTGGAACAGCTCCCGCTCCGCATcgttttttaacaaaattaaaacccatCGGGTTTTGCTGGAGGAGCGTTGGTACCGCGCGTCCGGCCGCGCACGGATCCCCAAGAAGTGCTCTGCGTAAGAGTTTTACTTTCAGGAGGAATGTTCCCTCTTCAGCCCCTCGGCAGTCGGTGCCCAATACCTGCGCTGCTGCGCAAATCGGAGTTTTGAAGGCGTTGTGGGTGTGGGTGCCCATGGGTGCCCCGAGGCCACTGTGTGTCAGGGCAAAGTGGACAAGAAATTGGGTGAAAGCAGCTTGCTTCAGGATCTTGATAATTAAGTTTATCAACAAAAGAGAAttgcagtgttttaaaaaaaaaaaaaataaattccatctCCTTTAATTAAACTAATTATAAGATCCAAATCATTTTAGTATTGGATTTTCCtaaatacatttatattcaAATTTACATTTAACGCCTCCTAACTCTTTGAAGAATAACCACCAGCCAAGCCTCTGATGCATTGCCACTGCAAGAAGATACTTGTGCCCaagaatattttcaatattCATCAGTAATGCATTTGTAAGAGGGAGctccttgcaaaaaaaaataaagaaaaaatgtaaatgcagaAGGAAATACGTTTAAAGAAATCCTTTGCATTTGCAGCCTCAGATCAGGCCacttttaaatgcaatttataAATGCAACTTTATAAATGCAGTTGGGAGGATGGGTTAACTATTTCAGTGCCCTGCCAGAGGCTGTATCAGAGGGGAGTTTGGTCCCAGCCTCAATCAAAGAGATGTCATTTCTGGAGGACTGAAACACTcccaggcagcctgtcccagGACATCTCTCCTggtccccagctcctgcctccgACACCCAAAGGTAGGACTTTGAAGTGCTTTCCACAGGTACTGTGCAAGGAAAGGGATTGTTATGGTGAACCTGATAAACATGGAGTCATGTTTAGGATCTATCTTTTTGTCTTATTCAGTGCAGGTTGTTGATGTGAAATTCATCCTTTTATTTTGGAGGCTGGTTGTGTTTTGTTCCTAGGGAGTTTTTGTGTTACTGATAaagttttctgttaaaaaaaaaaggcaaatttttaaacaaatggtattaaaaaaaaaaaacaaccagtgGAAAACAGATTAActtttatatgtgtgtgtaaatCTAAAAATATGTGTACATTCTCTGAAGTTCAGTTTGGGGTGAGACAGGAATTTGCTGGGTTTATATTTCACTTAAGCTGTCATTAACTTTTAAGTCTGTTTGTTCTGacagcatttctttatttcgtgctagggaaaaaaaaaattgtgtgacTAGTGGCTGAGTTGTACAAGGAGGGATTTGTTCAGTGACAGACACCATTTCCATTGCTATCTGTCCCTGTTCCTTAGAAGTTCCTAGATTAAAAGTTCTGAAAGGCTGTAAAAAGATGGCaactcagtgctgcagaaacagcCCAGGAAGGAGGTGGGGAAAGCCTGTGGCAGGAGGGGAATCCCAGCCCTGTGTATAGAGCACAATATGGAGACTGTGCCCTTACACTCACTGCTTTTTATGATCTTGTTACTGAAATTAAACCTCTTAGCCCCCATATGATGTAGGTTTTACTGTAGTTTGTAGACTGGTTAATTGTATTGTAGAAACCCTAAGTGGACATGCCAGAGGCTACAGAGGGAGCCAACAGCTCCAAGATGGGGTTGGCTGCCAAGCACTGTTTTGTTCAAGCACTGCCACTGAGCCTGCAGGATTGGAAtaactctgttttttttctatgcagtGCCCCCTTCCAAGctctttcatgtttcttttacCCAGATAGAAAGGAGGAATGTTGGTCCAAACCTCATTTAGGGTCCAAGCACTCATTAACCTTGGAAATTCTGTTCAAAGTACAAATCATATAGCAGCTGGCCTAAGAGATGAGATCTCAAAGCCAAAGGGCTTTTGATGTAACTAAACTTTAGTTTCAGAGCCACTTCTAACAGCCACAGAAGGCTGAGTGTGCCACTAGCACTCAGTTAAACACTACATGGGAAGTAGGAGACTTCTTGTGGCCTTTATGGGCATGTTTCAATACAGCATTAAGGgataatttaagaaaataagcTTATAATATTAGCTGCTACTGTGGGAGGGACTCCTTGAGATGTGTCTTTGTCCCTCTGACATGTATTACCTCAGTGGAAGCTGCAATTTTGGCTTCCAAACTCTGTAATCAAACACATCATTCACAATCTCCAGGCTGAGTCAACAAGCCAGGTCTTCACTCAGCATGGATGGGTGCAGAACAACCTCATGTGCTGACTCCTGGCTTGTATTTCCAAAATTTGTCCAGACTTCAGAAGTTCCTGAAATCCCCATGTGCTCACTAAGGGGACTTCCTGACAAGAGGAGAAGCTGACAGAGGCTGAGGGTTGGGGGGTTTAGCACTGCCCAAGAAGACCCAGGCAGAGCTGGTCCCAGGGAGtctgagagcagaagaaaagcaagagttGCAAACCTAAGAAATGCCAAAGGCACAATGGGGAGGTATCAGATAGGAACAAAGCCAATGAATCTCTGCTCAGCATCATGAGGCTTGACAGGTCTTAGATcctcaaaaaccccacagtgctATTTCTAGAGACTCATTAGAATGCTAAGATTGACAcgaaacaaaataaaaaacctccaAAGAATGCATCAACATCAAATTCAAttctacttttgctttttttttttatttagatttcaAAATCTTGAGATCTTAAAATTGCCATATAGATAGCCCAGCCTGGGACTGtaactgcaaagaaaacactAAGAAACACATCCAGTCCCCCTGCTCTCATGGCAGGATTCAGTAAACCACCACTGTTCACAGAACATCTCCCTATCCTGTGAAGCTAGGAGCCATGCCCAGGTCCTTGGAGAATCCAGGCTCTTTGCCAAAAACCAAGAGTATGAAAACCTGGAGCTGAGAtctgagcagagctctgatAGGTGTGGCACAGGTTCTGGAAGAGTTGGGATCTCAAGAAACCTTCACTTGCTTCAGGGCTAATGGAGAGCTGGTAGCCAAATACATTGTCCTGGCTCACCCATCACAGCTAGAGCTTggtttttacattttcaaaacaaaagtattttaatgaTTTCAAGTTcacattgctgcttttttttttcccctttctcctcagacttGTGCTTTCAGAGGAAATCCAGAAAATCTATTTCTATGCTATAAGTTCACTGCTGTTTCTGGGAAATGGCATTTCTTGACTTACAGTacagaaaatgggattttcaaTCAGTTCCACTCATTATGTCTAACTTcagaatacaagaaaaaaacattacaattaacatttaaaagtaataaacactattaattattttaataattcaatACATTCAGGGCCCAGCTTCCTCCCTGACCTTGCAGCCTCACATCCCAGCAGGCATCTTGAGTAGTTTTCACCTCTGAGAAACTTACCAACAGGAGGCCTTTCCCAACAGACTTTCCAGAATGATTGCAGTAGTAGAAGCAATGTTTTTACTGTCTTAGCACACTGGACCTTTCTATATTTTTCAGCTCCCTCAGAAGCAGCAATCATGGGAAACTAAGAGAAGTGAAGTGGTTTACCCTCTGCCACAAACAAGTCAGTGGTAGACTGGAGGTTAGATAGCAACAGTAATTCTTGGACTTACTAAACAATATAGCAAACTGTTTCTAGGCAGCCATTAATATCTGATTCCTAGGCTGAAGAGTAGCAAGTTTTGGTTTTCCAGCATGAAAATTCCCCAGGAATCTTTCCACAGTCCTCTAATGAACAGAGGATCTCGACTTTTAATCTTTACTCTATTATCCAAGGAAAATATTCCTTCAGTTTGGACTCACTAAACACATACAACTTCTAGAGTGAGTAATATTCAAACTAATTCttactcatttttcctttgatcCACAAAATCAGGGATGGCAATAAGTGGATGTTGAGGGTTTGCTGAGGGTATGTTGAGGAGATGGGAACTACGAAGTTCAGATTAATGTGATGATTTGATCCCACACTGTCAAGATCAAAAACCATCTTAAGAAGCCAGCATACTTTCACGTTGATCTCTAAATTGCTCTCAGGGAAGTTGTATCCGACATAAATCTGCATTCTTGAGGTGAACTAGCACCAAAAGTTTACAGTTTGTCTTTTCTCCTAGAATCCTGGATGTGGCAACCTTTTCCAGAAAGACTCAAGGTCCcctcctttcattttcattaataGTTGTCtgccaacaaaacaaaacagaaaatctccAGGCTACATGAATACATTCTTTGCCACTCACTTGGGCTTATGCCATGCAGCCTAATAATTCcacaattttgtttttcaagtccTCTTTTAATTTAGTGAGGTGGGAGGTTTATGATGAACAGGGAGAGGCAAGTTCCCTCTTCCCTGATGACCCCACTGTTCTCTTTTCTGACACCTcttgcctcagttttcagcagatgGAATTTTGCTGCTGACAAGGTCAAAGCAGAAGTTACTTTGTTCAttatcccagcagcagccagctttGCTTATTCTACTCAGGCTAGCTTTGCAAAGACCAAGTACATGCCATTCTCAGACATGGCTCTGCCAAGATTTTACACAATTTGTACAATTGGATTATAATACAATTTAGGAAGTTCGATGGGAAGCATTATATGCATTCTAAGCagtctgcttctctttctcccttccctcatGGGAtagttctgttgtttttctgttgcttaaATGCAGTGTGCTTGATAAAGCCTCCCAAATCACATTCCTAACTTTCCCCTAATCTGTGTCCAAAGTCtacatttcaaatgcaaatcACTACTTCCAGGCTTCCAtcttctcctgtcccttcaCAGACTCCCCTCACTCAACATCCCCAGCTAAAGTTTCCTGACTTGCTGTGTATTCATATGATAATTACCTGTGCTAAGAGTGTTCCTTTGAATGAAGTTCAGTGTGCTTTTAAAGAGACAGGATTTATATACAGCTCAGGACATTATTTACAATCATAGTCTCTAcctaattaattaataatagtTATGGCTAGCATTAAAAATCATTAGAAACCAAAGAATATTCAATACAAGTTTCATTGAATCTTTTTATACTATTTGTGTTAGAATGGGACATGGGGAAAAGTCTACAGCCTCCCTCCATTACAAGTAAGTTAAAACAAGTAATAGAGGACATTATCTCATCTGAATAGAACACATTCAATtatgggaagcagcagctttgaaGCACTATCTTAGCTAACTGCATAGCTGCTACTGGAGTAGTTACAAACTGTAACTACAAGACAGTGAAAATTAGTGACTTGTACCAAGCAGGCAAGATTCAGGTAGATTCTCAATTCAGAATTAATGAATAAAAGTCTATGTGTGCTCCCAAATAGCAAGAAATAGCATTATTCTTAAGCATGAACATCCAGAATTTGGTCAAACAGTATTATGTTACCTCAGTGCATGCTACTGTAACACCCTaggattttattatttacagtATATCCTCTCAACCACAGCCTCAAAAAGTCCTGCAAtgaaataatcacagaatgatgTGTTAGACAGATCAAGGTACatccatgaaaagaaaaaaaccacaagactACTGTTATACCAGGCAATACAGTTTTATTATGTTCATTCACCAATTGTAGCAAAAACATTTACCAACTGAATGAATAATAAGGGAACTTAATTGTCAACAGGAATTTCAGTATTATGTTCTAAATTTTAGACCAGGAAGGcttgagaggaagaaaagaaaccatATACACACTGCAATAGTAGTCTCTATTATGAAGATGTAATGCTTTCCTTAAAAGCACTGAGATTATTGAGGCACCTTACTGCAGGTTATGTATCATCTCCTCTTTGGCAATGAGATGTGTGGTTTTGTTAACCAGGGCCATTAGGGAGTTGAGTTTGTGAGACCAGTCATTGAGAATATTGTTTGGGTCCTTAGGCCTCTGGAAATTGATAATTCCTGCCAGCCTGTCTACTTTAGCAAAGATGGTCTTGTTAACTACTAGGTTAGACAGGAACTCCTCTGATTCCTGCAAAGACAAATGGCACCAAGTCAAGAAAATTAGGGGtttagaaaacagcatttttagcCACAAAACATCAGAATCCTTCCCAAGCAGCATTAATCCATAGGGAGCAAGGTTTTATTTACACTTAGCAGCAAtactgtacttaaaaaaaaacccacacagtaCTTTAATATTACTCATGTTTGCTCTGCAAGGTACTAGCACAATCTATGCAAAAACTCAACTATTACTCTgctaaatatttacatttttgccacaaacacatgcacacatgtACTTCCACACCCTTTATGAAAGAGGGATAAGCAAAGCAACACTTACATCCACAGACAAATCCAGGAGCTGTGCCATTCTCTTCATTGTAATTCGGGTATAATATTTAGCCATTATTCTAATATTCTGGAATAAAAGTGTTCAGAGGGTTATGTGTAAAATAGAATTGAAGCAGGATGCAAAAATAGAAAAGTCAAAAGTAGTGCTGTACAGCAGTCCAGCTTAAGGTACATGAGTGAGCTGTCAACCAACAGTTCTTTTGTTTGTAAAAGGTGTAAAAGTCTCTACATGAAAAATGATGAAGTAGTGAAACCAACCAATTGTGAATTTAACACAGAGCAAGACTTCCACACTTCTGTTCTATTGAAATGTGGATGCTAAATCTCAACTTGAGTGcaatatgctcttttttttctttaactgtcAACTGTGCCAAATACCTATCTATAATAAGGATATACAAGCAAATAAAGTGtcaaaaataaaccacaatgGAAAAGGCAACTGATGTGCTGCTTTACTacctgctttttgtttctttgttttcttggtaACTAAAATATGGCAAGCTAAAAGCATTTTGTGTTGAGGCATCAAATACACAACTAAAGCTTAAAGACAGCCATACTTACATGTTCCACAACTCTATTCTTTAAatctttccatctcttttcaCCTTCCTCTGTGCAGCCAAAAACATCTGTTGCAGGACTGTCAAGGGATCCTTCTCTCAATTCTTTCCCATATTCTTCAACTAGTGCAGTCCATCTCATCAGTTCCATGGTAGTGAAGAGTTTCAGGAGGTCTCTAAATGGTTCAGTAAAGTTGATTTACACTTCTGAATTAATAAGGCTCATTTCAGACTTCAacagaatgttttcattttatgacCATTCATATTCATTGCTCTTCATGAATATATTCAGTAATTCTTCATGCTATCAGGAGCAGCTCAAGTCAGGGtggatttttaataaaagtctTTCTCTTACaaacatatttcttttcaaCTTGCACAATTGTGAacattttgcagtatttttcataGAGTATTAAACTGTGAGATGCTTACAGCAGATGCAGCATAAACAGATTTCACTTGCAGAGCTAGTTTGAAAGAGCCTTTTTTAACTATGAATTGTTCAGCAAAAGGATACTTACTTATACTTTGGGATTTCTTCTAGCTTTTTGTCACTACTAATTCTGTGCACCAAATCAGATTGTTCATTGTCGTAAGGTGAAAGAATAACATAAAGAACAACACTCTTCAGGGCCTGTTCAAGAGGAAAGTGCCTGTTGAAATGTGGATTTTTCTCCATAACTGAACAGAGAACACTTCTCACAGAGCATTGAATTTAACATACAAAAGGCTTAAACCCAGCACATCAAGAAGTTAAGGTGAAACTGATGACATCTTGCATAAAAGAACCATCACAGATAAACATTTAAATTGATTCACATTAGCTAAACTTCTAGTgcttaaataaaagaaaaaaacctcttttcaaGGACACTTGTACTGCATGCACAAACAGTATCATTTAGACCACAGTTGCACAGCTGTTTATCATTTCTGCACTTGCACAAAAGACATTCTCAAGATTTCAAAGACAACATAATGAAGATGTTAGGTGTAAATATTCATCTGACATCAACTTACTGTACCTGTTTTCAACTAACcaatttgttaattaaaaaaataacagatttgttaaaaaaaaattaagaatgagAGACCTCTGAGCTATTAAATCTGCTGTACATTGACCTGGTAATGAAAGGAGTATTTGCCACATAAAAACATAGACATTTTATATCTAATGTTGCTTTTACCTGCTGCCACTTCTCACTTTCAGCCTGGATACAAGGAGTATCATAAATGGCCCTATAGTGCTTACAGATGGAGAGATAGGAGCCTTCATGTTGGTCCAGCTGAATCATTAGGTTATAGTATTTCAACTTTAGTTTCTGAAATGGtatcaaaaagcaaaattaatccAGCTCTGTGAATCAGGCAAGTTAAATCCAACTGGATACCAGAAAACAGATTCAAATATACCTGAAGAGAGGAGCATCATATTATAACTGGCATGGGAGTGGGGGGGAAGAGCAATTTGCCAATGACttacttctgtgttttcttcttgaaaaaattttgtattaatttttttgctgataATTTGAGTCCGAATGTAGTCTTTTACAGCTAGACAGAGTCTCATCTGCTCCAAGATAAATTCTACAcgttctttcttttccattgaaCCATAGGTTTCCacctaaaatgaaaatgtaactATTTAAAACTGTCAAAATCAAACCCAGAGAAGTCTTAACTGTGCAAGATTgtcaggggggaaaaaaacaatagaaaagaGCAAgttaaaatggagaaaaggtTATTCCATTTCAAATTACAGCCCCCTTACAAGGGAAGAATCCACTAAGACCAAACCCAATGCACTAACTAGAGACTTGTAATCTGTTTTCcagataataaataaataatttatatatttataaatatttataaataaatttattttccaaatagaAGTATTCCCATCCTTAACTTAACCATGAGACTAAAACAAGCAGTTTAAACTGAGTTACACTTTCACTAACAACAATTAATCTGCTTCCATGCATTTCTGCAGATGTTACTGATTAAATTTCCAAATAATAATCTAAGAGCAGAAAGAACTGTTGAGCTACAGGGTGTGTGTGttacctgcagctcctgcagaatAGAAGCAGCCTCCTTCACTTCCCCATTCTGTTCTTTTATTGTTGCAAGTGTCTTGGTCAGGCGAGCACGTTCAATTTCCACATAAATCTGAAACCAGAAGTTTATAAACATTGGAATCTTCTCACCAGGAGGGCAAACCCTAAGATACACAACCCCACTAAAATACTTGATGTTTTCATGTAACCAGTTATTTCCTTGTGTATCCACTACTATGCTGATATTACCCCCAAGatacacagagaaaacaggagGGAGAGTTGCCACCCCAAATTGATCTACAAAATAATGTTTACATTTGTCTTACTATTCTTTAAGCAAACATAAAACAATGTGCACTGTGAATGAAGTTGTAGATATTCATCACCTAAAATACACTGAAACAGGTACAAAGCTGGGACTGTAATGGTTCCACCATTGCACCACCATTTGCTTTATTTCACTCACTCCTACCCAGCAATAAATCAACAATTTATTACTAACAATTGAGACTACCTTGGAACAGGCAAAAGCTGTAACCTAAATACAAATATACCTCCATCCAGGATTGTTTATTAAAGCAAAGGGAATATTATGTAAATAATTAACTTGTTGTAATGCTTTAAGATCAGCTTCTGGTTGTTCTAACTGTATATAACATCTTGCTAAGTgcaggagaaattaaattaaacctgCCCATTTCTCTAGCTAACTCACATACATAACATTgtaagaagtgaaaaataaatggcattttaGAAATCTGAAATGTAATATcaattatattaataatattatttatcTTAATAATACATTCTAATACCTACAACATAGAGATACAACCACTGGTGCAGCAAACTATTTCAATATGACACCTGGgaaatatttctattcttttGCAGTCTTTTTGGCTTCTCAGGTTGATTTAAACACTATTTTTGCTCTTATTTGAACAAGATAAAAAACTTATGTAAAGAAGCTATGCTTTTAAAGAAGGTGAACACTTTTATTCTACCTTTTAGGCATTCAGtcttaaaacaaaatcttacttttccttctgtaaCCATACGCAACGTGTCGATTAAACGCAGTTTGACTGGTAAGTCTGGGATGTCTTCAACATAAGTGCAGCACTGCTGGACCATTTTAGCCACTGCCTGGTATagttagaggaaaaaaagaaaaccatactGTGTTTTTAGATTTCATAAATTCATTCATACAGCACTCAGAGGTAAGTACTGGGTTTATATCAAACTAAGGTGGCTCAACAAACAACACGCAGGACACCGAAGGCCTTTGGGTCATTAAAAGGTGTCAAATGATGCTGGGAAGTGATGGCAGGAGTCAGATGGAATGCAATGCTCctttctcattccttttttctcagtttttccaaTGATACTGCAAATAATTCATCCCACATGgttctcatagaatcatagaatgggctgggttggaagggacctcagagatcatcgagtccaacccttgatccactcccgctgcagttcccagcccatggcactgagtgccacatccaggctctttttaagtatctccagacacggagaatccactacttccctgggcagcccattccagtgtttgatcaccctctccagaaagaaattctttctaatctccaacctaaacctcccctggcacaacttgagaccctgccctcttgtcttgtcttgGACGTGATGGCAGGAGTCAGATGGAATGCAATGCTtctctttcattccttttttctcagtttttccaatgatactgaaaataattcatCCCACATGgttctcatagaatcatagaatagaagGATTCCATAGAAtcattggaagggacctcagagatcatcaagtccaacccttgaaccaccgttgcagttcccagcccatggcactcagtgccacatccaggctctttggaaatatctccagacacggagaatccactacttccctgggcagcccattccaatgcctgatcaccctctccagaaagaaattctttctcatctccaacctaaacctccccctgAACCTCTCC is from Calypte anna isolate BGI_N300 chromosome 18, bCalAnn1_v1.p, whole genome shotgun sequence and encodes:
- the PSMD12 gene encoding 26S proteasome non-ATPase regulatory subunit 12 — protein: MAEGGAERADGRIVKMEVDYSATVDQRLPECERLAQEGRLQEVIENLLSLEKQTRTASDMVSTSRILVAIVKMCYEAKDWDALNENIILLSKRRSQLKQAVAKMVQQCCTYVEDIPDLPVKLRLIDTLRMVTEGKIYVEIERARLTKTLATIKEQNGEVKEAASILQELQVETYGSMEKKERVEFILEQMRLCLAVKDYIRTQIISKKINTKFFQEENTEKLKLKYYNLMIQLDQHEGSYLSICKHYRAIYDTPCIQAESEKWQQALKSVVLYVILSPYDNEQSDLVHRISSDKKLEEIPKYKDLLKLFTTMELMRWTALVEEYGKELREGSLDSPATDVFGCTEEGEKRWKDLKNRVVEHNIRIMAKYYTRITMKRMAQLLDLSVDESEEFLSNLVVNKTIFAKVDRLAGIINFQRPKDPNNILNDWSHKLNSLMALVNKTTHLIAKEEMIHNLQ